A region from the Volucribacter amazonae genome encodes:
- the rnr gene encoding ribonuclease R, translating to MTKKINKKQTALLDPNFDLEAKKYANPIPSREFILATIRQHNAPMSKEELFTVLAVDDEERQEGMRRRLRAMENAGQLVFTKRKRYALPEKLDLLKGMVIGHRDGYGFLQVDGQKEDWFIPNGQMQRVLHGDYVLAQPNGTDRRGRKEVRIVRILENRKKQIVGRFFLEQGIGYVVPDDSRINRDILIPNENRKGARMGQVVVVDIQSRTGISSSQPIGIISEVLGDNMAKGMEVEIAIRNHDIPHKFPTSVEKYVKRFSEDVPEQAKQGRVDLRQLPLVTIDGEDARDFDDAVYCEKRGKGWKLWVAIADVSYYVRLRTALDNEAYQRGNSVYFPNRVVPMLPEVLSNGLCSLNPQVDRLCMVCELDISSKGKMQGYKFYEAVMNSHARLTYNKVWSILQGDETLIERYQGLVPHLQQLYAMYQTLLTARHQRGAIDFETLETKFIFNPQGRIERIEPVVRNDAHKIIEECMILANIAAANFMEKHNEPALYRIHAVPSEEKLAAFRDFLRECGLTLQGGLTPSTQDYAALLEQVRERPDRELIQTMLLRSLSQAVYSADNIGHFGLALPEYAHFTSPIRRYPDLTLHRSIKYLLAKQAGSKRRTTDTGGYHYTLDDMDLLGEHCSMTERRADDATRDVADWLKCEYMQDHVGEVFEGVISSVTAFGLFVRLNDLFIDGLVHVSSLDNDYYAFDAARQMLVGENSGTVYRLGDAVTIKVEAVSLEQRQVDFSMVQTSRKVRRAGKTEKDKLKKNQRYAKSLEKQLASKGKARKAKPIKAKATKTPKSAVKNKNKSNKNRKN from the coding sequence ATGACAAAAAAAATAAATAAAAAACAGACCGCACTTTTAGATCCCAATTTTGATCTTGAGGCAAAAAAATATGCAAATCCTATTCCAAGTCGGGAATTTATTTTGGCAACCATTCGTCAACACAATGCGCCAATGTCTAAGGAGGAGCTATTTACCGTTTTAGCGGTGGACGATGAAGAACGGCAAGAGGGTATGCGTCGCCGTTTGCGCGCAATGGAAAATGCAGGGCAATTAGTTTTTACCAAACGTAAACGTTATGCCTTACCAGAAAAATTAGATTTGCTTAAAGGTATGGTAATAGGGCATCGTGATGGTTATGGTTTTTTGCAAGTTGATGGGCAAAAAGAGGATTGGTTTATTCCTAATGGGCAAATGCAACGAGTTTTGCATGGCGATTATGTGCTTGCTCAGCCGAATGGTACAGATCGCCGAGGGCGGAAAGAAGTACGCATTGTGCGAATTTTGGAAAATCGCAAGAAACAGATTGTTGGGCGATTTTTCTTAGAGCAAGGCATTGGCTATGTGGTACCTGATGATAGTCGGATTAATCGTGATATTTTGATCCCAAATGAAAACCGTAAAGGTGCTCGTATGGGGCAAGTGGTGGTGGTTGATATTCAATCTCGTACAGGAATAAGTTCCAGCCAACCTATTGGTATCATTAGCGAAGTGCTTGGCGACAATATGGCAAAGGGTATGGAAGTAGAGATTGCGATCCGTAACCACGATATTCCCCATAAATTCCCTACTAGCGTAGAAAAATATGTTAAGCGTTTTAGTGAAGACGTGCCAGAACAGGCTAAGCAAGGACGGGTTGATTTACGTCAATTACCCTTAGTTACCATTGACGGCGAAGATGCTCGAGATTTTGATGATGCGGTATATTGTGAAAAACGTGGTAAAGGCTGGAAACTTTGGGTCGCCATTGCTGATGTGAGTTATTATGTGCGTTTGAGAACGGCTTTGGATAACGAGGCTTATCAGCGTGGTAATTCCGTTTATTTTCCTAATCGTGTTGTGCCTATGTTGCCAGAAGTGTTATCCAATGGGTTATGTTCATTAAATCCACAGGTTGATCGCCTGTGTATGGTGTGCGAGTTAGATATTTCAAGCAAAGGAAAAATGCAGGGGTATAAGTTTTACGAGGCGGTAATGAACTCTCACGCACGTTTAACCTATAACAAAGTGTGGAGCATTTTGCAGGGCGATGAAACCTTGATTGAACGTTATCAAGGATTAGTACCGCATTTACAACAGCTTTATGCTATGTATCAAACTCTATTGACGGCTCGTCATCAACGTGGTGCCATTGATTTTGAAACCCTTGAAACGAAATTTATTTTTAATCCGCAGGGACGGATTGAGCGGATTGAACCTGTGGTACGCAATGATGCCCATAAAATTATTGAAGAATGTATGATTTTAGCCAATATTGCGGCGGCAAATTTTATGGAAAAGCACAATGAACCTGCTTTATACCGTATTCACGCTGTGCCAAGTGAGGAAAAATTAGCGGCATTTCGTGATTTCTTGCGTGAATGTGGGTTAACCTTACAGGGCGGTTTAACACCAAGTACGCAAGATTATGCGGCATTATTAGAGCAGGTACGAGAGCGTCCTGATCGAGAGTTAATTCAAACAATGTTGTTGAGATCCTTAAGCCAAGCGGTATATTCTGCGGATAATATCGGACATTTTGGTTTAGCATTGCCAGAATATGCCCATTTTACTTCGCCAATACGCCGTTATCCTGATTTAACCTTGCATCGTAGTATTAAATATTTATTAGCCAAACAAGCTGGAAGTAAACGGCGAACAACAGATACGGGAGGCTATCATTATACCTTAGATGATATGGATTTATTAGGTGAGCATTGCTCTATGACCGAACGGCGAGCAGATGATGCAACACGAGATGTGGCGGATTGGTTAAAATGTGAGTATATGCAAGATCATGTTGGTGAAGTATTTGAGGGCGTTATTTCCTCTGTTACTGCCTTTGGTTTATTTGTACGCCTAAATGATTTATTTATTGATGGTTTAGTCCATGTATCTAGCTTAGATAATGATTATTATGCCTTTGATGCAGCAAGACAAATGTTAGTGGGCGAAAATTCAGGGACAGTTTACCGTCTTGGCGATGCCGTTACCATTAAAGTTGAGGCAGTAAGTCTTGAGCAACGCCAAGTGGATTTTTCTATGGTACAAACAAGTCGTAAAGTACGGCGGGCAGGAAAAACGGAAAAAGATAAATTAAAGAAAAATCAACGTTATGCTAAAAGTTTAGAGAAGCAACTGGCTAGCAAGGGAAAAGCAAGAAAAGCAAAGCCAATCAAGGCTAAAGCTACTAAAACACCAAAAAGTGCGGTCAAAAATAAGAATAAATCTAACAAAAATAGGAAAAACTAA
- a CDS encoding Fic/DOC family protein produces MSNSRYLAEEINASKYFYAGIFPPVLKNKLNIKQAEELAKRENEIIMINFPLRPILTKFTLQEIQTVHYSLFRDIYDWAGKLRDYTTGRGNVPFARPEMIESFYHKQIFLALQQENYLQNCAKSKFIKKSAYFINEFNAIHPFIDGNERLTRIFLQDLALNVVLH; encoded by the coding sequence ATGTCAAATAGCCGTTATTTAGCGGAAGAAATTAACGCAAGTAAATATTTTTATGCTGGTATTTTTCCACCAGTATTAAAAAATAAATTAAATATCAAACAAGCAGAAGAACTTGCGAAAAGAGAAAATGAAATTATTATGATTAATTTTCCGCTAAGACCTATTTTAACCAAATTTACTTTACAAGAAATCCAAACTGTCCATTATTCTTTGTTTCGTGATATTTATGATTGGGCTGGGAAATTAAGAGATTATACCACGGGGCGAGGAAATGTTCCCTTTGCTCGTCCTGAAATGATTGAGAGTTTTTATCATAAACAAATTTTTTTGGCATTGCAGCAAGAGAATTATTTACAAAATTGTGCTAAAAGTAAATTTATAAAAAAATCGGCTTATTTTATTAATGAATTTAATGCTATTCACCCATTTATTGATGGTAACGAGCGGTTAACCAGAATTTTTTTACAAGATTTAGCATTAAATGTGGTTTTGCATTAA
- a CDS encoding phosphoethanolamine transferase yields MFKPSIYLFLSLVCLYGISHKLLLGSGFYPQPTFMQIISMAILISVFNRTKWLFYGILLPFILINALYSPIGVTFGPPSYQYIASVFATDPQEGKEFFAQIPMKNLLYPLVIIIGLWLYRLFSLKNPFSFYANPYFLAMVILVILWQQAPFRFIQESYQASHKVINELRQLNQLKITSQWGKSTLKPGGYDDYILVIGESARKDYHHAYGYPIENTPFMSQAKGILVDGLTAGGTNTIASLKLMLTKPDKVNHEGNYALNLIDLVKSAGIQTYWLSNHGYFGQFDTPISALANQSDYRFFLKSGDAFSQNTSDFLLLEKFQQLIQDNSPHKRFIVLHLYGSHPISCDRLTDYPKIFAEQDIEAKYFNINCYISSIKKTDDILQQIYQTLQKNEQKNHRTFSMIYFADHGLAHDIQGDNISIHNSSGKSKRHYDVPLFKIASDDKQRQHYYSMKSGLNFTEALANWIGIQNPQLDPHFNLFDNQADPSDYGLQQQIEQINKPDDPAIVIPLKEGKANSYKWKSQ; encoded by the coding sequence ATGTTTAAACCCAGTATTTATCTATTTCTGTCCTTAGTTTGCTTATATGGAATTAGCCACAAATTGTTGCTAGGTTCAGGTTTTTATCCTCAACCAACATTTATGCAGATTATATCAATGGCAATCCTAATTAGCGTATTTAATCGTACCAAGTGGCTTTTCTACGGCATATTATTGCCTTTTATTCTGATTAATGCCCTTTATAGTCCCATAGGGGTTACTTTTGGTCCTCCCTCTTACCAATATATTGCCTCAGTATTTGCCACTGATCCACAAGAGGGAAAAGAGTTTTTTGCTCAAATCCCAATGAAAAATTTACTTTATCCCTTGGTTATCATTATTGGGCTATGGCTATACCGTTTATTTAGCCTAAAAAACCCGTTTTCTTTTTATGCCAATCCCTATTTTTTAGCTATGGTTATCTTGGTCATATTATGGCAACAAGCCCCTTTTCGCTTTATACAAGAAAGTTATCAAGCTAGCCATAAAGTGATTAATGAATTACGTCAGCTTAACCAGCTAAAAATCACGAGCCAATGGGGAAAATCCACCCTCAAACCAGGTGGTTATGATGATTATATTTTGGTGATTGGCGAAAGTGCACGCAAAGATTATCATCATGCTTATGGTTACCCCATTGAAAATACCCCCTTTATGAGCCAAGCAAAGGGCATTTTAGTTGACGGTCTTACCGCTGGGGGGACAAATACCATAGCCTCTTTAAAATTAATGCTTACTAAGCCAGATAAAGTCAATCACGAGGGCAATTATGCCCTTAATTTGATTGATTTAGTAAAATCAGCAGGCATACAAACCTATTGGCTTTCTAATCATGGTTATTTCGGGCAATTTGACACGCCAATTTCCGCCCTCGCTAACCAAAGTGATTACCGTTTCTTTTTGAAATCAGGCGATGCTTTTAGCCAGAACACCAGTGATTTTTTATTATTGGAAAAATTTCAGCAATTAATACAAGACAATAGCCCACATAAGCGTTTTATTGTGTTACATTTATACGGTTCACACCCAATAAGTTGTGATCGCTTAACCGATTATCCCAAAATCTTTGCAGAGCAAGATATTGAAGCAAAATACTTCAATATTAATTGCTATATTTCCTCCATTAAAAAAACCGATGATATACTGCAGCAAATTTATCAAACATTGCAAAAAAATGAACAGAAAAACCACCGCACTTTTTCAATGATCTATTTTGCCGATCATGGTTTAGCCCATGATATTCAAGGGGACAACATTAGTATTCACAATAGCAGTGGCAAAAGTAAACGCCATTATGATGTGCCTTTATTCAAAATTGCCAGTGATGACAAACAACGCCAGCATTATTACAGTATGAAATCAGGGTTAAATTTCACCGAGGCATTGGCTAATTGGATAGGAATTCAAAATCCTCAGCTTGATCCCCATTTTAATCTGTTTGATAACCAAGCGGATCCGAGCGATTATGGTTTACAACAGCAAATTGAACAAATTAATAAACCTGATGACCCCGCCATTGTTATTCCGTTGAAAGAAGGCAAGGCAAACAGCTATAAATGGAAATCACAATAA
- a CDS encoding TRAP transporter large permease, with amino-acid sequence MDLAMTAALIMFGSTILLLIIGAPISIGVGLSSFLAMLVILPSEGAMITSAQRIFVGLDSFALLAIPFFILAGNIMNKGGIALRLINLAKVVSGRFPGSLAQTNVVSNMLFGSISGSGVASAAAVGGIMSPIQKKEGYDPTFSAAVNIASAPTGMIIPPSNTIIVYATVAGGVSVSALFMAGYLPGILWGLAIMLVAGYLAKKKGYIQKSRVSCREAVQVLLEAIPSLSLIFIVIGGILAGIFTATEASAIAVVYSLILGFCYKTLSLKELPDIFLQTAKVSAIVIFMLATSSIMSWVMAFTQIPSIIANGLMGLTDNPILILLIINVVLLFIGTFMDPTPAILIFTPIFLPICTDLGMSPVQFGIVMVVNLSLGTITPPVGPILFTGCKTSNVEIEQVIKPLVPFFFAILLVLLLVTYVPAISMIIPELMGLV; translated from the coding sequence ATGGATTTAGCAATGACAGCCGCACTGATTATGTTCGGTAGCACGATTTTATTACTGATTATTGGCGCCCCCATTAGTATTGGCGTGGGCTTATCTTCTTTTCTGGCTATGTTGGTCATTTTACCTAGCGAAGGGGCAATGATTACTTCGGCACAGCGTATTTTCGTTGGATTAGATTCTTTTGCCCTGTTAGCCATTCCTTTCTTTATTTTAGCAGGCAATATTATGAACAAAGGTGGTATTGCCCTGCGATTGATTAATTTAGCCAAAGTGGTTAGTGGACGCTTTCCCGGCTCATTAGCCCAAACCAATGTGGTATCCAATATGCTTTTTGGCTCAATTAGTGGTTCAGGTGTGGCATCAGCGGCAGCCGTAGGCGGTATTATGTCGCCAATTCAAAAGAAAGAAGGTTATGATCCCACTTTTAGTGCCGCAGTTAATATTGCCTCAGCTCCCACAGGTATGATTATTCCGCCGAGTAACACGATCATTGTGTATGCTACCGTTGCTGGCGGTGTTTCTGTTTCCGCATTATTTATGGCTGGCTATTTGCCGGGAATTTTATGGGGCTTAGCAATTATGCTCGTGGCAGGTTATCTTGCCAAGAAAAAAGGCTATATTCAAAAAAGCCGTGTGAGTTGTCGTGAGGCAGTTCAGGTTTTACTTGAAGCAATACCGAGTTTATCCCTTATTTTCATTGTTATCGGCGGTATCTTAGCGGGGATTTTTACTGCAACGGAAGCATCAGCCATTGCGGTGGTTTATTCCTTAATCTTAGGTTTTTGTTATAAAACCCTATCCTTAAAAGAATTACCCGATATTTTTTTACAAACCGCCAAAGTGTCGGCAATAGTGATTTTTATGCTAGCCACCTCATCAATTATGTCTTGGGTTATGGCATTTACCCAAATTCCAAGCATTATTGCCAATGGGTTAATGGGATTGACGGATAACCCTATTCTTATTCTATTGATTATTAATGTGGTGTTATTATTTATCGGCACCTTTATGGATCCAACCCCAGCCATTTTAATTTTTACCCCTATTTTTCTGCCGATTTGTACCGATTTAGGTATGAGTCCAGTGCAGTTTGGGATTGTGATGGTGGTTAATTTATCCTTAGGCACAATTACACCGCCAGTAGGTCCGATCCTCTTTACTGGTTGTAAAACAAGTAATGTGGAAATTGAACAGGTAATTAAACCCTTAGTACCGTTTTTCTTTGCCATTTTACTGGTGTTATTGTTGGTAACTTATGTGCCAGCGATTTCAATGATTATTCCTGAATTAATGGGGCTTGTTTAG
- a CDS encoding TRAP transporter small permease, whose product MSSSSNLLATIKLWVDKFMQWLCIAIVGLMCVLVTYQVVTRYVFNAPSAVSEVLARYLFIWLILFGGAYVFGCREHLSIAYVKQKLSAKGQIFADMISELAILLFTLSIMLFGGYHIAMRQMWQMDSALQLPMGVIYSAIPLAGIIILFYALYNQIQLVKKWKTLG is encoded by the coding sequence ATGTCTTCATCATCTAACCTGTTAGCTACCATAAAATTATGGGTAGATAAATTTATGCAATGGCTTTGTATCGCTATTGTAGGATTAATGTGCGTATTAGTAACCTATCAAGTGGTTACTCGCTATGTGTTTAATGCCCCTAGTGCAGTCAGTGAAGTGTTAGCAAGATATTTGTTTATTTGGTTAATTCTGTTTGGCGGTGCTTATGTGTTTGGTTGTCGTGAACACCTTTCTATTGCTTATGTAAAGCAAAAACTTTCGGCAAAAGGGCAAATATTCGCGGATATGATTTCTGAGTTAGCCATTTTACTCTTTACCTTATCCATTATGCTATTTGGTGGCTATCACATTGCCATGCGACAAATGTGGCAAATGGATTCCGCCTTACAGTTGCCAATGGGGGTAATTTATTCTGCCATTCCATTAGCGGGGATCATTATCCTGTTTTATGCCTTATATAACCAAATTCAATTAGTAAAAAAATGGAAAACCTTAGGATAG